From a single Okeanomitos corallinicola TIOX110 genomic region:
- a CDS encoding RNA-guided endonuclease TnpB family protein, producing MLLGFKTELKLHHIQRINIVKHCGVARHAWNWALSLTKQILDHNQNNPDHKIKFPTAIDLHKWLVALVKPEHQWYYECSKSAPQESLRNLRKSWDRCFQKKSGVPRFKKKGKHDSFTLEGTVKILGNNKIQVPKIGILRTYERLPQTQPKSVTISRQADRWFISFKIEVESKILSSDSIVGVDLGVKNLATLSTGEVIPGAKSYQKYQSKLRRLQWLNRHKIIGSSNWKKAQIKIARLHQKIVNIRKDTLHKLTTLLAKNHGVIVIEDLNVSGMLANHKLAKAISDMGFYELRRQLEYKCQLYGSKLMIVDRWFPSSKTCSHCGVKKETLLLSERVFQCDSCGFECDRDLNAAMNLAQAVS from the coding sequence TTGCTACTAGGCTTTAAAACTGAGTTAAAGTTACACCACATTCAACGAATAAACATAGTCAAACACTGTGGAGTAGCCCGTCATGCTTGGAACTGGGCATTATCTCTAACTAAACAAATATTAGACCATAACCAAAATAATCCGGATCATAAAATCAAATTTCCCACAGCAATTGATTTACATAAATGGTTAGTAGCTTTAGTAAAACCTGAACATCAATGGTATTATGAATGTTCTAAATCAGCCCCACAGGAATCACTCAGAAATTTAAGAAAATCCTGGGATAGATGTTTTCAAAAAAAATCAGGAGTCCCCAGATTTAAAAAGAAAGGTAAACATGATAGTTTTACTCTGGAAGGAACTGTCAAAATCTTAGGTAATAACAAAATTCAAGTTCCAAAAATAGGGATATTAAGGACTTATGAAAGATTGCCTCAAACTCAACCCAAATCTGTCACCATCAGTCGCCAAGCCGATAGATGGTTTATTAGTTTCAAAATAGAAGTAGAATCAAAAATATTAAGTTCAGATAGTATTGTCGGTGTAGATTTAGGAGTGAAAAACCTAGCAACATTATCTACAGGTGAAGTCATACCTGGAGCTAAATCTTATCAAAAATATCAATCAAAATTAAGGAGACTACAATGGTTAAATAGACATAAAATCATTGGCTCAAGCAATTGGAAAAAGGCTCAAATCAAAATAGCTAGGTTACATCAAAAGATAGTAAATATCAGAAAAGATACATTACATAAATTAACTACATTATTAGCCAAAAACCACGGTGTGATAGTGATAGAAGATTTGAATGTATCAGGGATGTTAGCTAATCATAAACTAGCAAAGGCAATTTCTGATATGGGCTTTTATGAATTGAGGAGACAATTAGAGTACAAATGTCAACTGTACGGTTCAAAATTAATGATAGTTGATAGGTGGTTTCCTAGTTCTAAAACCTGCTCTCACTGTGGAGTAAAAAAGGAAACACTCTTATTGAGTGAAAGAGTGTTTCAGTGTGATAGCTGTGGGTTTGAATGTGACAGAGATTTAAACGCGGCTATGAATCTCGCTCAAGCTGTCAGTTAG
- a CDS encoding DUF5615 family PIN-like protein yields the protein MKILLDTCINARVLTDLQTEGYDVIWSGDWPKDPGDEEILATAYREGRILVTLDKDFGELAILRGNPHCGILRLVNLSTKEQSIVCLRVLQLYGNELLSGAIVTAELDRVRIRPPENRF from the coding sequence ATGAAAATATTACTAGATACTTGCATTAATGCTAGGGTGCTTACTGATTTACAAACAGAAGGATATGATGTGATTTGGTCTGGAGACTGGCCAAAAGATCCAGGTGATGAGGAAATTTTAGCAACCGCATATCGTGAAGGTAGAATTTTAGTCACCCTTGATAAAGATTTTGGAGAGTTAGCAATTTTGAGAGGAAATCCTCACTGTGGTATTTTGCGTTTAGTTAATCTCTCAACCAAAGAACAATCAATAGTTTGTTTACGGGTTCTTCAGCTTTACGGAAATGAATTATTGTCTGGTGCAATTGTCACTGCTGAATTAGATCGAGTCAGAATTAGACCTCCTGAAAATAGATTTTGA
- a CDS encoding transcriptional regulator → MSRKKETITLSIPAGTKEQLEEIARKLRIFWGKSPSISGLLVAIAQKEFEVGEPFTLNSTQVTALQQAIGILKDSGFIEQAQTVSSLLLERGQLEPPMRQLLLQQVSQPTEAWRILVDQFRQSQQPFHLLYTNSQGQDTSFTVRYAEISFEEKRFFLNIWCDETEDIVKQDFPELIHNRCLRLDRIKGVVPVNGQWRHEGLDFLKVHLHFYKGMVKAYEPKPNDISNEVIGEVRQVVRTVSNPFWLVREIMRYGENCEIVSPENVRSLIKQKLIEQCQKYDILGNR, encoded by the coding sequence ATGTCTAGGAAAAAAGAAACAATTACACTGTCAATTCCGGCTGGGACAAAGGAACAACTAGAAGAAATTGCTCGCAAATTGCGAATCTTCTGGGGAAAATCACCCAGTATATCTGGATTACTGGTAGCGATCGCCCAAAAAGAGTTTGAAGTCGGTGAACCTTTCACCCTCAACTCAACACAAGTAACCGCACTCCAGCAAGCTATAGGAATACTCAAGGATTCGGGTTTTATTGAACAAGCGCAAACTGTCTCTAGTTTGTTACTGGAACGCGGACAACTTGAACCTCCAATGCGTCAATTGCTACTCCAACAAGTTAGTCAACCGACGGAAGCATGGCGCATACTTGTAGATCAATTTCGCCAAAGTCAACAACCATTCCACTTACTCTATACCAATTCCCAAGGACAGGACACATCATTTACTGTGCGTTATGCGGAAATTTCCTTTGAAGAGAAGCGTTTTTTCTTAAATATTTGGTGTGATGAAACTGAAGATATTGTCAAACAAGACTTTCCAGAACTGATACACAACCGCTGTTTACGTCTGGATAGAATTAAAGGAGTTGTCCCAGTCAACGGACAATGGCGACATGAAGGTTTAGATTTCCTGAAAGTACACTTACACTTTTATAAGGGAATGGTAAAAGCCTATGAACCAAAACCCAACGACATCAGCAACGAGGTAATTGGAGAGGTGCGTCAAGTGGTGAGAACAGTGTCAAACCCTTTCTGGTTAGTGCGGGAAATTATGCGTTATGGAGAAAATTGTGAAATAGTCTCACCGGAAAATGTGCGATCGCTGATTAAACAAAAACTCATAGAACAATGTCAGAAATATGACATTTTAGGGAACAGGTGA
- a CDS encoding DUF433 domain-containing protein: MNEQTLLERITFNPQIFGGKPIIRGRRLAVEHILGMLAAGDTIETLLEAYPWLEREDIQACLVYARRLVGHERVELLLIETPR; encoded by the coding sequence ATGAACGAACAAACATTACTAGAAAGAATCACATTTAACCCCCAAATATTTGGCGGTAAACCAATTATTCGTGGCCGTCGTCTAGCTGTTGAACATATTTTAGGAATGTTAGCAGCAGGAGATACCATTGAAACGTTGCTAGAAGCATATCCCTGGTTAGAACGAGAAGATATACAAGCCTGTTTAGTTTATGCACGGAGATTAGTTGGACATGAAAGAGTTGAACTTTTATTGATAGAAACCCCAAGATGA
- the cas3 gene encoding type I-D CRISPR-associated helicase Cas3' — MSNQKLVIRLENRSISACALLPGELAFINNALQHQVDVFQKSKDADIILDLAPTGTGKTKAGLTVLLHQRDKSAVYIAPTNALIEQQTEAAQKFIKDANLPHVVKSASAKDIKSWPSDKVGNRPGEKLYNVLRNPATVFSDVGANTPILLVTNPDIFYYATFFAYNRLDKGNIASGFYTKFSTVILDEFHLYDAKQLVGMLFYLAYSHVFKFFQHGRKVVLLTATPEPACELALENLQNAGVRIARIDGEANNGQLLPSQTAVNLELRPKPDSKEEWITELTAEVVKRFQEKPNENGAVILDSLDNINLLKKELEKQGLNNFIGRITGPAPKKDRHSAMQRQIILATSTVDVGFNFERTPEPTRQNLDWLIFSARDRSAFWQRIGRVGRVLGKSETNIDSEAIAYLPAEAWEQNITSLDTTGGRAALKEILDKLPCLDKPFLKIYWHSEASLEIARPLLELEELLDKIPGVELIPKLFDTLKTIFESKRTWEECRYRMKVLQGAENITKVPLEKIRKEWKYIKGGQAFVKRFIKVKSPDEWDDLEAGRTTIEEYEEIFKKHDDLLCELKKFAEIFSTSYAPLFSFRYSLFDTLPIRDPHGFILDESEETQLDPFHLLRYYEFFQNGEFIEIQSRAKEIYNISFRMRYDDSKREFANTEPNKLTAFSNCQVVRKIGDAVRPTPALQMLSKYLLPGVIICPITNAAVIFQLRKQGIVSYPITIVCNDGEKEYQFLTGLSGILTIAMKFKQLQLPDDEVLIA; from the coding sequence ATGAGTAATCAAAAATTAGTTATCAGGTTAGAAAATCGGAGTATTTCAGCTTGTGCATTATTACCAGGTGAATTAGCTTTCATAAATAATGCACTTCAGCATCAGGTTGATGTTTTTCAAAAATCAAAAGATGCCGATATTATCCTTGATTTAGCACCCACTGGAACAGGTAAAACTAAAGCAGGACTAACGGTTTTATTACATCAAAGAGACAAAAGTGCTGTTTATATAGCTCCCACTAATGCTTTAATTGAACAACAAACAGAAGCAGCACAAAAATTTATTAAAGATGCTAATTTACCTCATGTAGTTAAATCAGCTTCAGCTAAAGATATTAAAAGTTGGCCTAGTGATAAAGTTGGTAATCGTCCGGGAGAAAAGCTATATAATGTTTTGCGAAATCCGGCGACAGTTTTTAGTGATGTGGGTGCTAATACACCGATTCTGCTAGTAACTAACCCTGATATTTTTTACTATGCTACTTTCTTTGCATACAACAGGTTAGATAAAGGTAATATTGCCAGTGGATTTTACACTAAATTCTCTACAGTTATCCTTGATGAATTTCATCTTTATGATGCTAAACAGCTAGTAGGAATGTTATTTTATCTTGCTTATTCTCACGTTTTTAAATTTTTCCAGCATGGACGGAAAGTAGTATTATTGACGGCAACACCTGAACCAGCTTGTGAATTAGCATTAGAAAATTTACAAAATGCAGGTGTGAGAATAGCAAGAATTGACGGAGAAGCAAATAATGGTCAACTTTTACCATCACAAACAGCAGTTAATTTAGAATTACGACCTAAACCAGATAGCAAAGAAGAATGGATAACAGAACTAACAGCAGAAGTTGTTAAACGTTTTCAAGAAAAACCAAATGAAAATGGTGCAGTAATTCTTGATTCCCTTGATAATATTAATCTTCTTAAAAAGGAGTTAGAAAAGCAAGGTCTGAATAATTTTATAGGACGTATCACAGGACCCGCACCGAAAAAAGATAGACATAGTGCTATGCAACGTCAAATCATTTTAGCAACTAGCACTGTAGATGTAGGATTTAACTTTGAAAGAACTCCTGAACCCACAAGACAAAATTTAGATTGGTTAATTTTTTCAGCACGCGATCGCTCGGCATTTTGGCAGAGAATAGGTAGAGTAGGCCGTGTTTTAGGTAAATCTGAAACTAATATTGATTCAGAAGCTATTGCTTATTTACCTGCTGAAGCATGGGAACAAAATATAACTTCTCTTGATACTACTGGTGGACGTGCAGCACTAAAAGAGATATTAGATAAACTTCCCTGTTTAGATAAACCTTTCCTCAAAATTTATTGGCATTCAGAAGCATCTTTAGAAATAGCACGTCCTTTATTAGAATTGGAAGAATTACTTGATAAAATACCTGGTGTTGAATTAATTCCTAAGCTGTTTGATACATTAAAAACAATTTTTGAAAGTAAACGGACTTGGGAAGAATGTCGCTACAGAATGAAAGTTTTACAAGGTGCTGAAAACATAACTAAAGTGCCATTAGAAAAAATAAGAAAAGAGTGGAAATACATTAAAGGTGGTCAAGCTTTTGTTAAAAGATTTATCAAAGTGAAATCACCTGACGAATGGGATGATTTAGAAGCTGGACGTACAACGATAGAAGAATATGAGGAGATATTTAAAAAGCATGATGATTTACTATGTGAGTTAAAAAAATTTGCTGAGATATTCAGTACCAGCTACGCACCTTTATTCAGTTTCCGCTATAGCTTATTTGACACTCTCCCGATTCGAGATCCGCATGGATTTATTTTAGATGAATCTGAAGAAACACAATTAGATCCTTTTCACTTATTGCGGTATTATGAATTTTTCCAAAACGGTGAATTTATAGAAATCCAAAGTCGTGCTAAGGAAATTTATAACATCAGTTTTAGAATGCGTTACGATGATAGTAAACGAGAGTTTGCTAATACAGAACCAAATAAATTAACAGCTTTTTCTAATTGTCAAGTCGTTCGTAAAATTGGAGATGCAGTCAGACCAACACCTGCATTACAGATGTTATCAAAATATCTCTTACCAGGAGTAATTATTTGTCCAATAACTAATGCTGCTGTTATCTTTCAATTGCGTAAACAAGGAATTGTTTCCTATCCTATAACTATTGTTTGTAATGATGGTGAAAAAGAATATCAATTTTTAACAGGTTTATCAGGTATCTTAACAATTGCTATGAAGTTTAAACAGTTACAACTTCCAGATGATGAAGTGTTGATTGCCTAA
- the cas7d gene encoding type I-D CRISPR-associated protein Cas7/Csc2: MSIQKLSPVLATTYENFPKGRFITLIVIRTTQSETIFRTEGSGESMCNEFVQAGVTNDNIIQRLVMTKRKQVAPERRYGREHLRAHDLLFTNIKDNSICSLNTNAPCEMCVDCFLYGFAAGGGGAQKSRIWTEDAFSILPATDVVGDRTINAIYENGTMRDEKGNASTALNTSEYIKPGVHFLDVVTLKDVTTDELRYIIGNILFTSRYGAVSSRVGRMENQILGIFGSITELPSSLELVQATYDALGEPLEHPLNINRVITATKQVITNWQNRRGVSVQLSDEELTNLISDVETHWSEAERDTFLKRLSQSYEPFRQVAPDKNKGKGKGKNKNTPVEVEN, translated from the coding sequence ATGTCAATTCAAAAACTTTCCCCTGTTCTAGCTACAACTTATGAAAATTTTCCCAAAGGTCGGTTTATTACTTTAATTGTGATCAGAACAACGCAATCAGAAACAATTTTTCGTACAGAGGGTTCTGGTGAATCAATGTGTAATGAATTTGTTCAGGCTGGTGTGACTAATGATAATATTATTCAACGTTTGGTGATGACGAAACGTAAACAAGTAGCACCAGAAAGACGTTATGGAAGGGAACATTTAAGAGCGCATGATCTTTTATTCACTAACATCAAAGATAACTCTATTTGTTCTTTAAATACTAATGCACCTTGTGAAATGTGTGTAGATTGTTTCCTTTATGGTTTTGCTGCTGGTGGAGGTGGCGCACAAAAAAGCCGTATTTGGACTGAAGATGCTTTTAGTATTTTACCTGCTACTGATGTAGTAGGCGATCGCACTATTAACGCCATCTATGAAAACGGCACAATGCGAGATGAAAAAGGTAATGCTTCCACTGCTTTAAATACTAGCGAATACATCAAACCAGGAGTTCATTTTTTAGATGTTGTCACTCTCAAAGATGTAACTACTGATGAACTGCGTTATATCATTGGAAATATTCTTTTTACCAGTCGTTATGGTGCTGTTTCCAGTCGTGTAGGAAGAATGGAAAATCAAATATTAGGTATTTTTGGCAGTATTACCGAATTACCTAGTTCTTTAGAACTTGTACAAGCTACCTATGATGCTTTAGGTGAACCTTTAGAACATCCTTTAAATATTAATCGAGTCATTACCGCAACCAAGCAAGTAATTACAAATTGGCAAAATAGAAGAGGGGTTTCTGTGCAACTATCTGATGAAGAATTAACAAATTTAATTAGTGATGTAGAAACCCACTGGTCAGAAGCAGAACGTGATACTTTTCTCAAACGTTTAAGTCAATCTTATGAACCTTTCCGTCAAGTAGCACCTGACAAAAACAAAGGTAAAGGTAAAGGTAAAAACAAAAATACTCCAGTTGAAGTAGAGAACTAA
- a CDS encoding pyridoxal phosphate-dependent aminotransferase has protein sequence MKLAARVSQVTPSITLAIAAKAKAMKAEGIDVCSFSAGEPDFDTPAHIKAAAAKALDEGKTKYGPAAGEPKLREAIANKLKTSNGLDYKAENVLVTNGGKHSLYNLMVALIDPGDEVIIPAPYWLSYPEMVTLAGGKSVIVHTDASTGYKITPEQLKKAITPKTKLFILNSPSNPTGMVYTPEEIKALAQVIVDADILVVSDEIYEKILYDGAEHISIGSLGAEIFARTLISNGFAKGYSMTGWRLGYLAGPLEIIKAASTIQGHSTSNVCTFAQYGAIAALESSQDCVEEMRQAFAKRRQVMFDRLNAIPGLSCLKPDGAFYLFPDISKTGLKSLEFCNALLEAHQVAVIPGVAFSADNNIRLSYATDMATIEKGMDRLEKFVRSRI, from the coding sequence ATGAAACTGGCAGCAAGAGTAAGTCAGGTGACACCCTCGATCACCTTAGCGATCGCAGCTAAAGCTAAGGCTATGAAAGCAGAGGGCATTGATGTATGTAGTTTTAGTGCCGGTGAACCAGATTTTGACACTCCGGCACATATCAAAGCAGCCGCCGCTAAAGCTTTGGATGAAGGTAAAACTAAGTATGGTCCAGCAGCAGGTGAACCCAAATTAAGGGAGGCGATCGCCAATAAGCTGAAAACTAGCAATGGTCTGGATTATAAAGCGGAGAATGTTCTCGTTACAAATGGTGGTAAGCATTCTCTCTACAACTTAATGGTGGCATTAATTGACCCCGGTGATGAGGTAATTATCCCTGCACCCTATTGGTTAAGTTATCCGGAAATGGTAACGTTAGCTGGTGGTAAGTCGGTAATAGTCCATACAGATGCTTCCACAGGCTACAAAATCACCCCAGAACAGCTAAAAAAAGCAATTACCCCAAAAACTAAGTTATTTATCCTTAACTCTCCTTCTAACCCCACCGGGATGGTGTACACCCCAGAGGAAATTAAGGCTTTAGCTCAGGTAATAGTTGATGCAGATATCTTAGTTGTGTCTGATGAGATATACGAAAAAATTCTCTATGATGGCGCTGAACATATCAGCATTGGTTCTTTAGGTGCAGAGATTTTTGCTCGGACTTTAATTAGTAATGGTTTTGCTAAGGGTTACTCAATGACTGGGTGGCGCTTGGGTTATTTAGCTGGGCCATTGGAAATTATTAAAGCGGCAAGTACCATCCAAGGACATAGTACATCAAATGTGTGTACCTTTGCCCAGTATGGGGCGATCGCCGCGTTGGAAAGTTCCCAAGACTGTGTAGAGGAAATGCGTCAAGCATTCGCTAAACGTCGTCAGGTGATGTTTGACAGACTTAACGCTATTCCTGGATTAAGTTGTCTCAAACCCGATGGTGCTTTTTATCTGTTCCCCGATATCAGCAAAACCGGCTTGAAGTCTCTGGAATTTTGCAATGCTTTATTGGAAGCACATCAAGTTGCAGTTATTCCCGGTGTAGCTTTTAGTGCTGATAACAACATCCGCCTTTCCTATGCTACGGATATGGCAACTATAGAAAAGGGGATGGATAGGTTAGAGAAGTTTGTCCGTTCGAGAATTTAA
- the cas5d gene encoding type I-D CRISPR-associated protein Cas5/Csc1 — MSTIPFSQAKLIELNCLEPVFFASRELSDTYYTEGLLGNYALTYALGWVNSPYRLQGQATGRPTYKEDFQTIAQSCYILPASPIGRVTFRFERFNALSDAYWYTMTNNRVATAREDLPLQRQGKKPSSFRASNFPQTGRLRMIERGNKFQTLVFGNQQLPDYIRLGKFASKVKVNVLKEFPVTLLPPGEYQSQFYLNVADLPTQIEVFAFDLISIPPAPILKNLHFRGAAWQIGEMIVPAGLHYCGRENRNE, encoded by the coding sequence ATGTCAACAATTCCTTTTTCACAGGCAAAACTTATTGAATTAAACTGTCTTGAACCAGTCTTTTTTGCCTCTAGGGAGTTGTCTGATACCTATTACACTGAGGGGTTACTTGGGAATTATGCTTTAACCTATGCTTTAGGTTGGGTAAATTCCCCCTATCGTCTCCAAGGTCAGGCTACAGGACGACCAACCTACAAAGAAGATTTTCAAACAATAGCCCAATCTTGCTACATTTTACCAGCTTCACCAATAGGCAGAGTTACATTTAGATTTGAAAGATTTAACGCTCTTTCTGATGCTTATTGGTACACCATGACTAATAATCGTGTAGCAACTGCTAGAGAAGATTTACCATTACAACGTCAAGGTAAAAAACCTAGTTCATTTAGAGCAAGTAATTTTCCCCAAACTGGAAGATTACGCATGATTGAAAGGGGTAATAAATTTCAAACATTAGTATTTGGAAATCAGCAATTACCAGATTATATTCGCCTGGGAAAATTCGCTAGTAAAGTGAAAGTAAATGTTTTAAAAGAGTTTCCTGTAACTTTACTTCCACCAGGAGAATATCAAAGTCAATTTTATCTAAATGTGGCAGATTTACCAACACAAATAGAAGTATTTGCTTTTGATTTAATCTCTATACCTCCTGCACCCATATTAAAAAATCTTCATTTTCGAGGTGCAGCTTGGCAAATTGGGGAAATGATTGTACCAGCAGGTTTACATTATTGTGGTAGAGAAAACAGAAATGAGTAA
- a CDS encoding CRISPR-associated protein Csc3 translates to MIKPGRLLNRPPISLEERYFSEIRPQLYENHAHHHQYGVRKGTTLAEHLDSACQFILTVSRIAEVAEDKRPLLLAATAVHDLNKLDPQERKLKTLARDKDFLKEELKKACVLSFVNTDDDLELVRKLIERHSGHNVSDGARFLPEDPNIERWAAMLTAADLFDLGIPDTQRFRKIETELTVAFGRKCNLFRIRLSEDKGYITSLLLGACEEVLQKYDFHPIAIFPDSELFEGGNLPNADLTKEIATVWQSKIDQVFGNNIEKLVRPTKDGIKVTHQAIQQNIDEVLVNVQALLEKKKAGYKSDKIAKDVSKWGDNAGEDAIKKAAELGLLPVSSAEEFAISEGLKAAYLSYREAGLNPKEVWDKIAHHTGISEHQRLALEPFNGQYGRPLFAAKAAINGIEGINEALKESFQLRNNSTETSEEIEVSEEMILAVNRMVNLPFANQLIGIDDLSSYVEANPRQRCSLGSTSSEIDELISANMPPGTKVQAFSNRLPGGISAEPKRQADSIAALAYQLMTVGANFPKVSKQEPLYLHLALPKGSAPELLRIWRELLQQLANTNAEGGTVTVDQLQLYRDNKLEFKANKVVGAALPKRPDFVHISVIIPLVWGDVNTSLALLKSLRLGLEISLSLDIGFPFTLSSNMEVDLFDDVYGRVEGIPAALQPLLGNGQYDQSQDAEKILERLRCLGELAISVASIQKSDDCLYDLARACDRPIELYFVLLRWILREQDEPNFRLIWSRISTPLNTLMKSLMSDNTLLTQYLKESAKIASEAKLWGSSRDKRTSLVEPFAKFIAAVRSHKSYMDLDLMFAALVQQYHTRLDRIREHKVGKTKYEYIKQYYGILRKIYEEIYQQRPEKLLSDHKTLEAAYLFFFEEADAVLRSTSDNKSVETNTTV, encoded by the coding sequence ATGATTAAACCTGGTCGGCTTTTAAATCGTCCTCCCATATCCTTGGAAGAACGTTATTTTAGCGAAATTCGCCCCCAACTTTATGAAAATCATGCACATCATCATCAATATGGTGTGAGAAAGGGTACAACCCTTGCAGAACATTTAGACTCTGCGTGTCAGTTTATTTTAACAGTTAGCAGGATAGCAGAAGTAGCAGAAGATAAACGACCTTTATTATTAGCTGCAACTGCTGTTCATGACCTCAATAAATTAGATCCTCAAGAACGAAAATTAAAAACTTTAGCCAGAGATAAAGACTTTTTAAAAGAGGAATTAAAAAAGGCTTGTGTTCTTAGCTTTGTAAACACAGATGATGATTTAGAATTAGTTAGAAAACTAATTGAACGCCATTCAGGTCACAATGTCAGTGATGGGGCTAGATTTTTACCAGAAGACCCAAATATTGAACGTTGGGCAGCTATGCTGACTGCTGCTGATTTGTTTGATTTAGGGATTCCAGATACACAAAGATTTCGCAAAATAGAAACAGAATTAACCGTTGCTTTCGGCAGAAAATGTAATCTTTTCAGAATACGTTTATCAGAAGATAAAGGTTATATTACATCCTTGTTACTGGGTGCTTGTGAAGAAGTTTTACAAAAATATGACTTTCATCCAATCGCAATTTTTCCAGATAGCGAACTTTTTGAAGGTGGAAATTTACCAAATGCAGATTTAACCAAAGAAATCGCTACTGTTTGGCAAAGTAAAATTGATCAAGTTTTTGGTAATAATATTGAGAAACTTGTCAGACCTACTAAAGATGGTATTAAAGTTACTCATCAGGCTATTCAACAAAATATTGATGAAGTTTTAGTCAATGTTCAGGCTCTTTTAGAAAAGAAAAAGGCTGGTTATAAATCAGATAAGATTGCTAAAGATGTCAGTAAATGGGGTGATAATGCAGGTGAAGACGCAATCAAAAAAGCTGCTGAACTAGGATTATTACCTGTAAGTAGTGCAGAAGAATTTGCTATATCTGAAGGTTTGAAAGCAGCTTATTTGAGTTATAGAGAAGCAGGTTTAAATCCTAAAGAAGTTTGGGATAAAATCGCTCATCATACGGGAATTTCTGAACATCAACGGCTTGCACTTGAACCATTTAATGGTCAGTATGGACGACCTTTATTTGCAGCAAAAGCCGCTATTAACGGAATTGAAGGCATTAACGAAGCTCTCAAAGAGTCTTTTCAATTAAGAAATAACAGTACAGAAACTTCTGAAGAAATAGAAGTATCTGAAGAAATGATTTTAGCAGTTAATAGAATGGTAAATTTACCTTTTGCTAATCAGTTAATTGGAATTGATGATTTAAGTTCCTATGTAGAAGCAAATCCTAGACAAAGATGTTCTTTAGGTTCTACATCCAGTGAAATAGATGAATTAATTTCCGCAAATATGCCTCCTGGAACAAAAGTACAGGCCTTTTCTAATCGTTTACCAGGTGGTATTAGTGCTGAACCAAAAAGACAAGCAGATTCTATTGCTGCTTTAGCTTATCAACTAATGACAGTGGGTGCTAATTTTCCTAAAGTTAGCAAACAAGAACCTCTTTATTTACATTTAGCATTACCAAAAGGTTCTGCACCAGAACTTTTAAGAATTTGGCGCGAACTGTTACAACAACTTGCAAACACAAACGCTGAAGGTGGTACTGTTACTGTTGATCAATTACAACTTTATCGAGATAACAAACTTGAATTTAAAGCTAATAAGGTAGTTGGTGCTGCATTACCTAAACGACCAGATTTTGTTCATATATCTGTGATTATTCCTTTAGTTTGGGGAGATGTTAATACTTCTTTAGCTTTACTAAAATCACTGAGGTTAGGATTAGAAATATCCTTATCTTTAGATATTGGTTTTCCTTTTACTTTAAGCAGCAATATGGAGGTAGATTTATTTGATGATGTGTATGGCAGAGTTGAAGGTATTCCTGCTGCACTGCAACCATTATTAGGGAATGGACAATATGATCAAAGTCAGGATGCAGAAAAAATTCTTGAAAGATTACGTTGTCTTGGAGAATTAGCAATATCTGTTGCCAGCATTCAGAAATCTGATGATTGTTTGTATGATTTGGCTCGTGCTTGTGATAGACCAATTGAACTTTACTTTGTTTTGTTACGTTGGATTTTACGAGAACAAGATGAACCAAATTTTCGACTTATTTGGAGTCGAATTTCTACACCATTAAATACTTTAATGAAAAGCCTTATGTCTGACAACACACTATTAACTCAATATCTCAAAGAATCTGCAAAAATTGCATCCGAAGCGAAACTTTGGGGAAGTTCACGGGATAAACGTACATCCTTAGTAGAACCTTTTGCGAAATTTATAGCAGCAGTACGTTCTCATAAATCCTATATGGACTTAGATTTAATGTTTGCTGCTTTGGTACAGCAATATCATACTCGATTAGATAGAATTCGTGAACATAAAGTTGGTAAAACTAAGTATGAATACATCAAACAATACTATGGGATTTTAAGAAAGATTTATGAAGAAATTTACCAACAACGTCCAGAAAAACTTTTATCTGACCACAAAACTTTGGAAGCAGCTTATCTATTCTTTTTTGAAGAAGCTGATGCTGTACTAAGAAGCACGTCTGATAATAAATCTGTCGAAACAAATACAACTGTTTAA